The Brenneria rubrifaciens genome has a window encoding:
- a CDS encoding GNAT family N-acetyltransferase, producing MTTAIPVSLRLRPIKAQDDAAIAHVIRCVSAEFGLTADKGYTVADPNLDNLFALYSQPNSAYWIVEHAGEVVGGGGIAPLPAGDEDVCELQKMYFLPVARGKGLAKQLAMQALAFARQRGFRRCYLETTGHLTSAIRLYQSLGFEHIPHSMGNTGHTDCEVTMLKML from the coding sequence ATGACAACCGCAATTCCTGTCAGCCTTCGGCTGCGCCCGATTAAAGCACAAGACGACGCTGCCATCGCCCACGTCATCCGCTGCGTATCGGCTGAATTCGGTTTGACGGCTGACAAGGGCTACACCGTAGCCGATCCGAATCTGGATAACCTGTTTGCGCTGTACAGTCAGCCCAACAGCGCCTATTGGATCGTGGAACATGCAGGTGAAGTGGTTGGCGGCGGCGGCATTGCGCCGCTGCCGGCAGGTGATGAAGATGTCTGTGAATTGCAGAAAATGTATTTCTTACCCGTCGCACGCGGCAAAGGGCTGGCAAAACAACTCGCCATGCAAGCGCTGGCGTTTGCCCGCCAGCGCGGTTTTCGCCGCTGCTATCTGGAAACCACCGGCCATTTGACCAGCGCCATCCGGCTCTACCAATCATTGGGGTTCGAGCATATCCCGCATTCCATGGGCAATACCGGTCATACCGACTGTGAAGTGACCATGTTGAAAATGCTCTAA
- the pyrB gene encoding aspartate carbamoyltransferase, which yields MVNPLYQKHIISISDLSREDLELALQVAASLKVKPQPELLKHKVIASCFFEASTRTRLSFETAMHRLGASVVGFADSNNTSLGKKGETLADTISVISQYVDAIVMRHPQEGASRLATEFSGGIPVLNAGDGANQHPTQTLLDLFTIQETQGRLNSINIAMVGDLKYGRTVHSLTQALAKFDGNRFYFIAPDALAMPDYILAMLEEKNIPYSLHNSIEEVVDELDILYMTRVQKERLDPSEYINIKSQFILRAADLQHARANLKVLHPLPRVDEITTDVDSTPYAYYFQQAGNGIYARQALLALVLNSELVL from the coding sequence ATGGTCAATCCGCTTTATCAAAAACACATCATTTCGATTAGCGATCTCAGTCGGGAGGATTTGGAACTGGCTTTGCAGGTTGCCGCCAGCCTGAAAGTCAAACCCCAGCCGGAACTGTTAAAGCACAAAGTGATTGCCAGCTGTTTTTTCGAGGCATCCACGCGGACGCGTTTATCCTTCGAAACCGCGATGCATCGCCTGGGGGCATCGGTGGTTGGATTTGCCGACAGCAACAACACGTCGTTGGGCAAAAAAGGCGAGACGCTGGCCGATACCATTTCAGTCATCAGTCAGTACGTCGATGCAATCGTCATGCGCCACCCGCAGGAGGGGGCTTCCCGTCTGGCGACGGAATTTTCCGGCGGTATCCCGGTGCTGAATGCCGGCGACGGCGCCAACCAGCACCCGACACAAACGCTGCTCGACCTGTTCACCATTCAGGAAACGCAGGGCCGTTTGAACAGCATCAATATCGCGATGGTCGGCGACCTGAAATACGGTCGTACCGTGCATTCGCTGACGCAGGCGCTGGCGAAATTCGACGGCAACCGTTTCTATTTTATCGCCCCGGATGCGCTGGCCATGCCGGATTACATCCTGGCCATGCTGGAAGAGAAAAACATCCCTTATAGCCTGCATAACAGCATAGAAGAAGTGGTGGATGAGCTGGACATTCTGTATATGACCCGCGTACAGAAAGAGCGTTTGGACCCGTCCGAGTACATCAACATCAAATCCCAGTTCATCCTGCGGGCCGCCGACTTGCAGCATGCCCGCGCGAATTTGAAAGTTTTGCATCCCCTGCCGCGCGTTGATGAAATCACCACCGATGTGGACTCGACGCCCTACGCCTACTACTTTCAGCAGGCCGGCAACGGCATCTACGCGCGGCAGGCGCTGCTGGCGCTGGTCCTGAATAGCGAACTGGTTCTGTGA
- a CDS encoding alpha/beta fold hydrolase: protein MTNHIASGLVGAFLLMLSPLTNAQTTFPTPQQGNWIAPEFTFNSGEKLKDLRIHYYTIGDRNKPAVLLLHGTNQPIKALLAKGFGGELFGPGQALDSNKYFIIMPESIGSGQSSKPSDGLRMKFPEYDYNDMVEAQYRLLKEGLGIKHLRLVMGYSMGGMQTWLWGEKYPDMMDALVPMASLPNELSGRNWMMRRILIESIKRDPAWNNGNYTQQPPVLKTASIMFSIATTGGTLAYQNKASTRALADKLVDDRLAAPLTSDANDFVYLWGSSANYNAAAELGRIKAPVLVINSADDERNPVETGILDGELKKIKQAELLLIPGSKETSGHGTTMSAKLYKDKLKYFLENTQSYKEAE, encoded by the coding sequence ATGACTAACCATATAGCATCAGGGTTAGTGGGGGCGTTTCTGTTAATGTTGTCACCGTTAACGAACGCACAAACCACTTTCCCGACGCCTCAGCAAGGCAACTGGATTGCACCCGAATTTACGTTTAATAGTGGTGAAAAACTGAAAGACCTTCGAATTCATTATTACACGATCGGCGATAGAAATAAGCCCGCTGTTTTATTATTGCATGGCACAAATCAGCCAATTAAAGCGTTATTAGCGAAGGGTTTTGGCGGAGAATTATTTGGTCCGGGACAGGCGTTGGACAGTAATAAATATTTCATCATTATGCCGGAGAGTATTGGGTCTGGACAATCATCCAAACCTTCTGATGGGTTAAGGATGAAATTTCCTGAATATGACTATAACGATATGGTTGAGGCGCAATATCGTTTGTTAAAAGAAGGATTGGGTATTAAACATTTGCGGCTGGTGATGGGTTATTCAATGGGCGGCATGCAAACCTGGCTATGGGGCGAAAAATACCCTGACATGATGGATGCGCTGGTGCCGATGGCATCGTTGCCGAATGAATTATCCGGTCGTAACTGGATGATGCGGCGTATATTAATTGAATCCATCAAGCGTGATCCGGCCTGGAATAATGGTAATTACACACAACAGCCGCCAGTGCTGAAAACCGCCAGCATTATGTTCAGTATCGCCACCACCGGCGGAACATTGGCATACCAAAACAAAGCATCGACCCGCGCTCTGGCGGACAAACTGGTGGATGATCGTCTGGCTGCGCCATTGACCAGCGATGCCAATGACTTTGTTTATCTCTGGGGATCGTCTGCCAATTATAATGCAGCAGCGGAATTAGGCCGGATTAAGGCGCCGGTATTGGTGATTAATTCCGCGGATGATGAACGTAATCCTGTAGAAACGGGAATACTGGATGGTGAATTGAAAAAAATAAAACAGGCCGAGTTATTGCTGATCCCCGGCAGTAAAGAAACCAGC
- a CDS encoding YhcH/YjgK/YiaL family protein → MIAGNIHHLELLPYLPAKLRDAIEYVKRHITADTPLGKHDIDGDNAFVLISNDSTEALANRRAEYHARYLDIQIILSGVEGMTFSNVPAGKPDTDWLADKDIAFLPSGEQEKQFVMREGDFVVFFPGEVHKPLCAVGEPAHVRKAVVKIDASLLR, encoded by the coding sequence ATGATCGCTGGCAATATCCATCATCTTGAACTGCTTCCTTACCTGCCTGCCAAACTGCGTGACGCCATCGAGTATGTTAAACGGCACATCACGGCGGATACGCCGCTGGGTAAGCATGACATTGACGGTGACAACGCGTTTGTGTTGATTTCCAACGACAGCACCGAGGCGCTGGCAAATCGTCGCGCCGAGTATCACGCCAGGTATCTGGATATTCAGATTATATTGTCCGGCGTGGAAGGCATGACGTTCAGCAATGTGCCCGCAGGTAAGCCGGATACCGATTGGCTGGCGGATAAAGACATCGCTTTTCTGCCGTCCGGCGAACAGGAAAAACAGTTTGTGATGCGGGAGGGGGATTTCGTGGTTTTCTTCCCCGGCGAGGTACACAAACCGCTGTGTGCGGTCGGCGAACCTGCGCACGTGCGCAAAGCCGTGGTGAAGATTGATGCGTCATTGCTGCGTTGA
- the rraB gene encoding ribonuclease E inhibitor RraB, producing MANRELLEEQREETRLIIEELLEDGSDPDALYTIEHHFSAEKFEVLEEVAVAAFKLGYEVTDAEELEVEDGVLLMCCDAISEVALNAELIDAQVEQLLDLAERHGVNYDGWGTYFEDPDGEDGEEGEDEDFYDEDDDGKRH from the coding sequence ATGGCAAACCGCGAATTGCTGGAAGAACAACGTGAAGAGACACGCCTGATTATCGAAGAACTGCTGGAAGATGGCAGCGATCCTGATGCGCTTTACACCATTGAGCATCATTTTTCAGCGGAGAAGTTTGAGGTGCTGGAAGAAGTCGCCGTCGCCGCGTTCAAGCTGGGCTATGAAGTGACGGATGCGGAAGAGCTGGAAGTGGAAGACGGCGTTTTGCTGATGTGCTGTGATGCGATCAGTGAAGTGGCCTTGAACGCCGAATTGATCGACGCGCAGGTTGAGCAACTGCTGGATCTGGCGGAACGTCATGGTGTGAACTACGACGGCTGGGGAACCTATTTTGAAGACCCCGATGGCGAAGACGGTGAAGAAGGGGAAGACGAAGATTTTTACGACGAAGACGATGACGGGAAGCGTCATTAA
- the argF gene encoding ornithine carbamoyltransferase — MKSFYKRHFLRLMDFTPVEIANLLALSTKLKADKKSGNETRHLQGKNIALIFEKDSTRTRCSFEVAAYDQGAQVTYLAPSGSQIGHKESIIDTARVLGRMYDGIQYRGYGQQIVETLARYSGVPVWNGLTNEFHPTQLLADLMTMQEHLPGKPLSQIKLAYVGDARNNMGNTMLEAAALTGLDLRLIAPKACWPEDGLVAECQAAAQQTGGNITLTEEIATGVADVDFIYTDVWVSMGEPKETWQERITLLKPYQVNMAMIAATGNPQVKFLHCLPAFHDDQTTLGRQMAEQYGLHGGMEVTDEVFESAHSIVFDQAENRMHTIKAIMVATLSQG, encoded by the coding sequence ATGAAATCGTTTTATAAGCGCCATTTTTTAAGGTTAATGGATTTTACTCCCGTAGAAATCGCCAATCTTTTAGCGCTGTCAACCAAACTGAAAGCCGATAAAAAAAGCGGCAACGAAACCCGCCACCTGCAAGGCAAAAACATCGCACTCATCTTCGAAAAAGATTCGACCCGTACTCGTTGCTCTTTCGAAGTTGCTGCATACGATCAGGGAGCGCAAGTCACCTATCTCGCTCCCAGCGGCAGTCAGATCGGCCACAAAGAATCCATCATAGATACGGCCAGGGTGCTGGGCAGAATGTACGATGGCATTCAATACCGCGGCTACGGCCAGCAAATTGTTGAAACGCTGGCGCGCTATTCCGGCGTCCCCGTCTGGAACGGGCTGACCAATGAATTCCACCCGACCCAGTTGCTGGCAGACCTGATGACCATGCAAGAACATCTGCCCGGCAAACCGCTGTCACAGATAAAGCTGGCCTATGTGGGCGATGCGCGCAACAACATGGGCAACACCATGCTGGAAGCGGCGGCGCTGACCGGGCTGGATCTGCGTCTGATCGCGCCAAAGGCATGCTGGCCGGAAGACGGATTAGTGGCCGAATGTCAGGCCGCCGCACAACAAACCGGCGGCAATATTACGCTGACGGAAGAGATCGCCACCGGCGTGGCCGATGTCGATTTCATTTATACCGACGTATGGGTTTCCATGGGCGAACCGAAAGAAACCTGGCAGGAGCGGATTACGCTGCTGAAACCTTATCAGGTCAACATGGCGATGATTGCCGCGACCGGCAATCCTCAGGTGAAGTTTCTGCACTGCCTGCCTGCGTTTCACGATGACCAAACCACGCTTGGCAGGCAAATGGCGGAGCAATACGGTCTGCACGGCGGGATGGAAGTCACGGACGAGGTCTTTGAATCCGCACACAGCATCGTATTCGATCAGGCGGAAAACCGCATGCACACCATCAAAGCGATCATGGTGGCGACGTTAAGCCAGGGTTAG